Below is a genomic region from Rosa chinensis cultivar Old Blush chromosome 5, RchiOBHm-V2, whole genome shotgun sequence.
CATTCAGAGGAAGGGGTCGAGGCAGAGGAAGACAACCCTTCAACAAGGCTATAGTGGAATGCTACCGGTGTCACAAACTATGGCACTTTCAGTATGAGTGCCCCAGCTGGAAAAGGAATGCAAATTACGCCGAGCTGGATGAAGAGAGTGAGATGCTACTTATGTCACATATGGAGCTTCATAACTCGAGGAGGGAAGATGTCTGGTTCCTCGACTCAGGTTGTAGTAATCATATGTGTGGGAACAAGAAATGGTTCACATACATTGATGAGAGCTTCAAGCAGACTGTAAAGCTCGGAAACAATATGAGAATGGCAGTCACTGGTAAAGGAAGCATAAGGTTAGAAGTGAGTGGAATCACATAAGTAGTCACTGAGATCTTCTACATACCGGAGCTGAAGAACAACCTACTTAGCATTGGACGGCTTCAAGAGAAAGGCCTTGCAGTCCTGATTTAGGGAGGAATGTGCAAGTTGTACCATCCAAGGAGAGGCTTCATTATGCAGACTAAAATGACTGCAAACCGGATATTTGTGCTATTAGCTATTGTGCTGCCTAAAGAGTCCAATGTGCTTCCCAAAGACTCTACTTGTTTCTAAACAGCTTCAGAAGATGTGACACACCTGTGGCATTACCGGTTTGGGCAGTTAAATTTTAAGAGTTTGAGAACACTTCAGTATAAGAAGTTGGTGAAGGGCTGCCTGTTCTCAAGACCTCAAGTAGAGTATGCACAGATTGCATAGTGGGGAAGCAACACTGAGAGTTTATACCAAAGAAGAGTGCATAGAGGGCTTCTGAAGGGTTGCAGCTAGTTCACTCTGACATTTGTGGGCCAATCACGCCAATTTCAAGTAGTAAAAAGAGGTACCTGATTAGTTTCATTGATGACATTAGCAAGAAAGTTTGGATTTACTTCTTATGTGAAGAATCAGAGGCATTGTGTTTAAGATTTTCAAGCATCTAGTTGAGAAGGAAACAAGAGATGTTATAAAATGCTTGCATACAGACAGGGGTGGTGAATTTACATCCTTTGAATTCAATTATTTCTGTAAAGTTAATGGCATTAGGATGCAGCTGACAGCAACTTATACCCCACAGCAAAACGGGGTCGCTGAATGGAAGAATCGAACCACAATGAATATGGTTCAAAGCATGCTGTCTAAAAAGAAGGTACCTAAATTGTTTTGGCCGGAAGCTATGAATTGGAGTGTTCATGTGCTGAATCGAAGTCCTACCTTGGCAATAAAAGATGCAACCCCAGAAGAAGCATGGAGCGGTGTTAAACCTGCAGTGCATTACTTTCATGTGTTTGGATGTGTGGCACATGTACACATTCTTGACAACAAAAGGGTAAAACTAGATGATAAGAGCTTTTGGTGTGTGTTATTGGGGATAAGCGAAGAGTCTAAGGCTTATAGGCTTTATGATCCTGTGTCTAAGCAAATTGTGGTGAGTAGGGACGTAATGTTTGAAGAAAGTGAGTGCCAGGATTGGGGAAGAAGTAAAATAGAGTGAAATTAGATGTGTTGGATTGGggagaagatgatgaaggtCATGATGATGAAGTAGAAGGTGACAGtgagcaagaagaagaaaatggtgaagTTGTTTTAGCTGGAGAAGTTCAAGAAGAGGGGACCGGTAATAATGAAGCTGTTGAAAGTGAACCTGTGGATCCAAACTTACCAAACTCGGAAGAAGGAAGGATAAGAAGACCTCATTGGATAAGAAGACCTCCTGTgtggatggatgactatgtgaGTGGTGAAGGGTtatcagaagaggaagaagatgtcAACAACTTAATCATATTTGCTACTATTGACACGGTTACATTCCAAGAAGCAATTAAAAGTACAAAGTGGATGGAAGCCATGGATTTGGAGATCAGTGCTATTGAAAGAAATGGAACTTGGGAGCTGACCAACTTGCCAGTAGGAGCTAAAAGGATTGGAGTTAAATGGGTGTTTAAAACTAAGTTGAATGATCATGGTGCAGTTGGTAAGTATAAAGCACGTCTCGTGGCTAAGGGGTATTCACAAGAACAtggaatcgactacaatgaAGTATATGCTCCAGTTGCGAGTAGGACACCATCAGAATGGTGATTGCTTTGGCAGCACACAAAGGGTGGAATATCTTTCAACTAGATGTGAAGAGTGCCTTTCTTCACTATGAGCTAACAAAAAACGTGTTTGTGGACCAACCTCAGGGCTATGAAAGGAGGGGAGAAGAGCACAAAGTCTACAAATTAAAGAAGGcactttatggccttaaatagGCACCAAGGGCTTGGTATAGCCGGATCGAGTTCTACTTCATAAAGGAACGGTTTGAAAGATGCAGTTTTGAGCACACCTTATTTATCAAGTCCGGTGAAGGAGGTAAACTTCTTGTTGTTAGCTTATATGCTGATGATCTTCTTTTCAcccataatgatatggagatgTTTGAGAAGTTTAAGCAATCTATGATGCATGAGTTTGAGATGACTAACGTAGGGAGGATGTGGTTTTTCCTTGGGGTTGAAGTTTTGCAGAATGaggagggtatatatatattagccaGAAAAAGTATGCTTGAGACATGTTAGAAAGGTTTGGAATGGCGAGTAGCAATCCTATTAAAAATCCCATTGTACCGGGGTTTAAATTGGTTAAAGATTAGAAGGGGACCAAGGTTGATGTCACTGCCTTCAAGCAGATAGTTGGGAGCCTAATGTATTTAACggcaactatgttggatttgTTATATGTTGTTGGCCTAATCAGCAGATATATGGGAAATCCCACTATGATGCATCTTGCAGCTGCAAAAACAGTACTTCGATACATAAAAGGCACTGTGGATTTGGGAATTTTTTATTGGAAAGCTGgtgttggaaacttgcttggttACACTGATAGTGACTATGTAGGTGATTTAGATGATCAAAAAAGTACTTCTGGATATGTGTTCGTGTTTGGAAGTGGAGCAATGGCTTGGTCATCAAAGAAATAGCCTGTTGTAACCTTGTCTACTACTGAAGCAGAGTTTGTAGTTGCTACTTCGTGTGCCTGTCAGTGTATTTGGATGAGGAGGGTTTTAGAGAAACTCAATCAAGCTCAGAATGGAAGTACTAAAGTGTTTTGTGACAACAACTCCACCATCAAACCCTCAAAGTATCTGGTGCTACACAGAAGGAGCAAACACATTGATGTAAGATTTAATTTCCTTCATGATCTTACTAGAGATGGTATTATGGATCTTGTTCATTGCACTACAGAAAATCAGGTTCCCGATGTCATGACGAAGTCTTTAAAGCTCGATATGTTCTTGAAGCTCAGAAACCAGCTTGGTGTGTGTGAGGTACCTAAGTAAATTGTTTGCAGATTGCAGAACAGTTTAAGGGAGGAAATTGTTGAGTTAGTCAAAGTCATTTATTTCTATTAGAGTTTGCTTTTATCTTTCTGTTAATAAACCCTGTTTGTTAGGGTCATGCAAGCTGTTTTGATTTAGTCTTCAACTAGTTTACCACGTTGTTAGGCATGTAAGATGTGGGCTGCAACTTTGTTATTCCCAGTAACTTTGTAAGACTATATTAGCCGAGATCATTTATTGAATTCAATAAGAGTTATTCACCATGCATTCAGAGTTTTCTGTCTTAGGGTTTAAGTCTTCAACACCCAAGAGCGTAGCCAATATAGAGCGAGAAGGGTTAGATGACCCCTCTCAACTTTTGAAAATTGTTCATGATTATTGGCTTAAATTTAAGCATCTTTGATATAAAACTAAACCTGATTGGCTGAGATTTTGGATTTTAGTTGACCTTTTGTGAGAATATAGGGTCATTAGTCTAGTTGAACTTTGGGCCCACTTTCTTATGATCAACTTCACATATTTTAATACATTTATTCTCCAAACAAAGAAGATCAAGACTAACTTACcttatttgaaaaagaaaaaacaaaaaaaaaaaactttcacaATAGACCGAGTACAATAACACATTAGActattctttttcttatatttttgCTAGGCATCTCAAAAAATTTTGGGATAAATCAATTCAATGTAATATATTCATCTTTTAAATTGAAGCTATTTTGGTGGacaattgtaattaaatgaagTATTAATTATCCGATAATTCTTTAACATATAAGGTAATTTGGCTATTAAAATTTTGACCCTCCTCGATATAATTTCTAGCTACGCCACTGTCAAcacctatgagatctccaatGACCTTTTTGGGACCTCCGGCGAGTTTTTTAGAGAAGATCCGAATCTGGCTGCCAATGACTGAATCTGGTGAGCATTGACCAAActctggcgaagtctcctatggtctctctctctctctctctctctatgtaacaaagagATGAGGGTAAaacagtttaaaaaaaaaaaataataataataattgggGATCGGAGAAGACTTTATTAGAGTTTTCATGGGTAAggggaaattaaaaaaacttaatgatataagtgggaaaaaaaaactctaaaattaggataaatagacaaaaacattttttttgcACGAAAGAGTCTCGCATTTTTAGTTGCAGGGAATTGTTACATACTTCACTAAATTGCACAAATTAATGAATAAATTAGGGTCGAGCATCTTAAGTCCCACTTCTTGTGTTCACCTAGGGCTTGCAAAATCTTAAGACCGGCCCGCAGTTAACTACATGTCATAAATATAATGTTTCATTTCTTTTTGAATAaattaaattgataattttcaaattttattttttattttcttatgaacaaacaaaaacagaagaaacacTATAAACAAAAGCCTCTAAATACTCCTTTGCCCAGCTAATTTAAATGGTCATTTGCCCAACTAATTTAAATGGAACGCCTGTGACACAGTAAGGGGAAGACAATTATGCCGAACAGCAATGAACCTATCTCACATATCAAACAAAGCCAATTTGTCACCTAAATTCATGCCTGAAACTGATTATTATTTCCAATTTCGATCTGGATGAACTTCATTGAAGCATAATACATCAATAGATAGGCCTAGTGTTGAGTACTAGTGGCCATAGGAGGGTCTGAAGGGTCCCGGCGCCGCCCCCCACCCCAAACACCAAAAAATTCCAACACATACCCATATTAATTAGATAGCTAACTAGTATGACCCATATTAATTAGATAGCTAACTAGTATGACATAAACAAAGAAACTGGTAATGAATGCCCTTAAACATTTATGAGCTCACTTACTGGTTACTATGATGGAAACCTACAATTAACCACATAAGTAGACTTAATAAATAGGGGAGTGCTAGGCTCACACTCAGGTGAGTGTGTGTGAGCCACACTCGGACAAATGGCGAGTTCTCacaattttttaatattaaatTACACAATAATTAAGAAAGATACTTTTAATTTATATTGTTCCATTTCTACCCTTAGTCAATTTCTACAACATCATGAACTACTCTCATAACCTCTTCGGCGCTCAGTCCCAGCACCATCTCGGCGAATAGCTCCGATCGATCCAACAAGTCCTCGGAGAAGCTCACCCACGTGGCCATGCCTACTCAAATAGCTTGTTCTCTGATCGAGTCCACCCAGTCGACGACTGAGTCCAAACAGTTGAATCCAATCAATGGCTGCACCCTCCGATTCCGGATCGCCGTCACCTCTGCCGAGGCCAATGGGCTCGGGCAACTAGACTGAAACCCAAAGCAAAGCTATGATCTTTGATCTTCATAAGTGGGTATGTTTGAAATTTGATAACATGGGTTTTGTGGGAAAAGAGAGGAGGATCTATATGGTTTGATTCAGAGAGAAATGGGTGCTCAGAATTGGtgagattttaattttttttttttattatgaaaaACAAATTATAACTTTGTGGTTAGATGTTAGTGTTGGTGAGCAGAATATGGTGGATTTGGTTTATGAAATGGTGGAGGAGGTGAGTCTCAGGTGAAAACATAATTAAGGGATTGCTTTTGTTTCGAGGGATTTTACTGTTTTTAGGTATCTGATTGAGACCTAGACCCACAATTCCCACTCATCAAAGCTCGGACCTTTCACCTCAATTCAGTTTAAAATTTCCACAATTTTACATGATCTGTGTGGAGTTTGAACAGTATAAGAGAAACCCGTTTCAGGTTTTGCATCCTTTCTTAGAAATTCCCAGTCTTTGTTATCGTAAATGTGGTAAAATCGaagaaagtttgaatctttaaGCCGTTTCCTGCTAGATTATGGGTTTAATTTGGTAGGATATGCTTGAATTCAGAACATTACTGTTGTTGGTTTTTGTTTGGGTGTAGAAGATCATAAGGAGCGAATCTTGGTGGTTTCTAATGACAATGCCATCGGAAATGTGGTTTTAATTGCACAAAACCGGCGAGATCCACCAGCAGTCCCGGCAATGGTTCCAGGATGAACGTGATGGGTTCATTTCGTAGCTGCGGGATGAGAAAGACATGGGTTTGGGAAGAAACAGATATGAGGAGGGAAGAGAATGTGAAAGAAAATTGAGGGCAAAAAGGGAATAATCTATATAAAAATgtcagtttctttgttttgctttCCCTATTCTATTTTGATATCAGGAAACTATTAGAGTTCGCCACTTGTCTGAATGTGGCTCACACACACTCAGCTGAATGTGATCCTAGCACCTCCCTAATAAATAACAATAACATTTCGCCACTGCTAATGGCTTCATTTAAAGTTTTAAAGGGTGAAATAAGGTGGAATTAAACCCGAAACGAAGAAAGGTGACTATTTCCTCGATCAGAAACAAAATGGATGGCCTTTAATTGGTTTATAAAATGGGTATGATGAATTAAATGACAATTTGTATTTTACAACTTATTCCAAATGGTCGGTCAATAAATGAAATTAATGAATGTATTCTGGATGACTCGTAACAGTGTTTATGCCCAGCCCACCCATTCACTGCCACACATAATAACAAAGATTAtccttatccaaaaaaaaaaaaaagattatcctctccctttttttctgaaatttggaccaaaaaaaaagagaaaatcgGGATacatcatttttccatttaatcCAGAATTTCTGAGTCCAATTCTGCAGAATTAAATGGGTACTGGTTTCATTTGGGCACCTACAGTACTAATTCACAGCTTCCAATTTATCATCTTGATACATATGAATTTCTCATTCACAAAATACCATCTGAAGCTGAGTTGGGATTTTTAttagaataagaaaaaaaaaactgaataatTGATATCATATGATTCTTAATTTCTACAAACAACTCTTATAtcgaaaatcaaatcaaaaaccaaaatttccCAATAAACATTAATCAATCATCATATTCAACAACTCATTGGAGGAAGATCAGAGCCCTTTTCATCCTCCACAGGTTTCCTGAAAACCCTACTCCCAAAGAGCAAGAACCCCAGAGTATGCCCAGCCACAGCGACCAAAAACACACCAGCATTAAAGGACATGACAGCCAACATTACCATATAAGCCAACCCGACCCTCAGACAATGCAAGAGGGTCTGGATCAGTCCGGCCGCCACGTGTCCCGACCCGACCTTGATGATTCGACAGTGGGAGAGCCACTCGACAAGAACAGCGAGGGCGAAGACGAAGAGCAGGGCCACGTAATACATGCCAGTTTTGGTGCCTGGCCATCTGGAGAAGAGGACCTCGGCGGTTGTGCCCCAGAAGAAGGTCATGTGCATCATCATTTTCTGGTGAGGCATCGTCGTTGTGCCGTTCATGGATGGCGGTGGTGCCATGGAACCCATGTCATGATGACTATGATCCATCCCTTCCATTTCTCGCACAGCTCTCTGAAAATTGGAATTTGTGTTTGGGGTTGAGAACTTGAGATATGATCAATGAAGCGGTTTATGGATATACTTGTGTGTATTTATAAGGGTGTTGGGGTGTTTTAATGACGACTCTGCTCGTACATTGGGGCTCGTAATGTGTAGTACAGTTCCAGAGAATACAGAATTGGGAATTGCAAAGTTGAGCTTTGTCCTCTTTTAACAATATACTTTTTTCTTTCCGGATAATAATTACGTAAAATTAAATCAatacttttattattattatttttttagaagaaattaAACCTATTCGCGTAAATTAATTTTGTTAAAAGTTACTTGATCAACCACCatcttttgaaagaaaaaataataattgtgATTGGCATGTAACAGATGGTGTGTAAACAAATACATATATCCAGAGGACTAATTCTTTTGTAGATCATGAAGAACGAGAGAAAATTCTCTAGAAATCCTAGCGTCGCCGCCTTCAATGTGCAGCTACCATGGAGGCTCTCGGCACCTCCGCTCTTTCGTTTGCCTCGGTGTATGTGTCTCACGATTGATCGATTTCCTTCTCGACGTGAGGGATGGCGTGGCTTGTGGTGGTTGACAGGGTTCTTTGGACCATGACCTCGCCGTGGATGGCTCTGTGATCACTCTTTGCAATCGAGGGAGGAGATATGCACTGTGGATAGGGTGGCATTATTGGTTGTTGATGGCGGAACTGGGCCATTGATTCTCTGGTGGATTGTCGTGTTACAGTCAATGCTGACATCGCTGGAGTGGACAGAGATGGTGGCGGCAGGGGCGGATCTATGTGGTGGGCTATATGGGCTCAAACCTAGACAGCTTTTGGGGCAAAAAAAGACcaagtgtgtatatatatatgggaaaatcgtccgtacagtacctgacctttgccccattctaaacttcagtacctcacgttcagaaaatatcagaacggtacctgaggttctgacCCAGACCGAAGAATGGTACCTGGAGCCATTAGCTCCGTTACAGAAGCTGATAAttgaaggatattttcgtcttttcatgtcttaatccaattttttttttatctaattcatctttttctatttctttttctttctccttaatgttcctctctctctgtctctctctctctctcattcaactctcctcctctctcttatTCAACTCTCCTCGGTCTCAACGGAGCCACAGGCTTCGCCACCGTCTCTCAGATTGGACTCTCAGATCGGACTCAGCCTTCACCAACCTAAACTCCGACATCAACTTTGATCTCTTTCTCGAATCCAAATCTCAATTCGGTCTTAATGGAGCCACCAATATCACTGCAGTCTCTCAGATCGAACCCAGCCTTCACTGACCCGAAGAAGGAATTGATAGGATCGAGGACTCCAAGGACTTGCAACAACAGAGCAAAGCCTTCGATAAGCTCACTGACTGCGTCGAAGATCGCCAGCTCGATTCGACACGATTCCAGAAGGCCATGGCTTCCATTGTTGCCACCTTAGAAGCCGATTTGGAAGCTATGAGAAAGAGGGAGAAATAATTGGGTACTGTGAAGATCAATCCACCCGATGTTGAGATAATTGCCATCAATATGTTGCTGGGTTTGAATTGGAACAATGAGGCAGGAAgtgagtttttaaggaaattgTGAGAAAGTTTGAGGGTTCTCTGTTTCATCTTCCATGAGCAATTTTGTTTCCCTAATTTTCCTTTCCAATTTATGCATTGCAGCTTCCACATGTCGTGTAATTATGTTGGTGCAAATTGGATTGCAGTTTCCTTAATTGTGAGAAAGAGTTGAACCCTCAATCAAATTGCAGGTCAAGTTCAGAGAGCTTAAAACTTGAGCTTGGAATCAAAACCCAACAACAAAGATGACCACCCAGAAATATTTAACACACATATTTGcacaaacaaacccaaaagTTTCATTCTGTACATGCCAGATCATGAATTAGTAACTGCATCCAATCTCCAAAAAATCCCAATTGTTTCGAACTTTCTCTTTTTGGAATGGAATTTTTACGGAATCCCCATGAATAGGATCAAACCCTATTCCATGGTATTTACATGAGATTCCTCTTTCTTATTCTTAAACAAGTCCCTGAGAGGGCTTAGTTGATCCACGATTTACGTTTCGTCTTTCGtttcctttttgtttgttttgagaAATATATCGATCAATTCcgattctttcttttctattgaTTCTTTTCCGATCGAGATGTATCAACTTTGAACAGAAATCAAGAATGTACAATCAAGTAGCTGTACTAGTTTCCTTGCCAAGAACTGTGATTTCTGATCTCTGAGAAATGGAAAAGATGATTTAAATGAAGAAGaagtaagaaagaaagaatgagAACGAAGTAGGAGGTGATGGTCAAAATTCTTCTTTTGCATTCCCGAGCTTCTTGGAgtaaaggaagaagaggaagtagTCTATGAAGGTACGACACCGACTGGGGGCGCCGGAGGCAGAGCAAGTCTGGcattccctaaaaaaaaaaaatcttttgcttttttatttttattttttattatatgaagaaaattaagtaaaacaaaaaacaaagggtaaattggtcatttactTATCAAAATATGCCAGCTATCAGCTTCTATAACAgagctaacggctccaggtaccaTTCTTCGGTCAGGgtcagaacctcaggtaccattctaatattttctgaacgtgaggtactgaagtttagaatggggcaaaggtcaggtactgtacggacgattttccctatatatatatatatatatatatatatatatatatatatatatatctaatttCAGCCCatatccaaagaaaaaaaaagaacagaaaaaaagaaTAGGGAGGTAAAAGTTGCGTTCTCCCCACCCACAGCAGCTCACTTCTCTCCTCTGTGAGTCTGTGGTCGAGACGTCGAGTCACTCGAGTGCTTCACtgcttctcttctctcttcgcCTGAATCGCCTCCTCGGCTCCTCGCCTATTTTTCACTCAACGAAAATATCAGACCCTCCGCGGCTCCGTTTTTTCTTCTCCACGGCTCCACCTCTCCCTTCCATTGCCCGATCTAATGCCCAACAACCCAAGGTTTCTCTCACTCTCCTTTAAGCCAATTTCTTATCTTGTTCGATTTTCTTAATGTGGGTTCATTGGGTTGCTCCACTTTTTTATTAATCATTTGCATCTCTATGCTATCTCACTGATTTAAGAACCAAATTTAACCTCAGACTCTCAAAGCCACTTGACCACTTATGTTTTGATTCTGGGTATATTCCATTTCACCTGCAGATTTGCAGAGATTCTTGGCTTCTTGCAGACTGGAGTGGAGTGACCGAGTGATTGCCTG
It encodes:
- the LOC112165852 gene encoding copper transporter 1; translated protein: MEGMDHSHHDMGSMAPPPSMNGTTTMPHQKMMMHMTFFWGTTAEVLFSRWPGTKTGMYYVALLFVFALAVLVEWLSHCRIIKVGSGHVAAGLIQTLLHCLRVGLAYMVMLAVMSFNAGVFLVAVAGHTLGFLLFGSRVFRKPVEDEKGSDLPPMSC